Below is a window of Chloroflexia bacterium SDU3-3 DNA.
GCGTCGGCCAGGAACTTCACGTTCAGCGCGATCTGGCCGCCCTCGCCGCTCATGATGCCGTCGAGCGCGCTCTGGTTGTCGCCAACCTCGGCGGCGTTGGCGCTGATGGTCAGCTTGCCAGGGCCGTCGCTGCCCGCGTCCATGGTCAGCTTCACGATATTGGCCGACGAGGTGGCGAAGTAGGAGGCCAGCTTCACCGCCTTGGCCAGATCCTGGGTTTCCAGCACGGTGCGGGTGGCGTGGTTGGCCGGGATGATCCGCTCGAAGTCAGGGAACTTGCCCTCGATCAGGCGCGAGACCAGGTCGGTGGACTCGGTGTGGAAGAGGATCTGGCCGCCGGTGGGCGTCACCGTCACATCGACCGTGCCCTCGACATCGCCGATGATCCGGGCCAGCTCGCTGAGCGCGCGGGCGGGGATGATCACATCCATCGGCTCGCGCACCGGCTCGGCTAGCTGCAGGGTCTTCACGGCCAGGCGGAAGCCGTCGGCGGCGGCGAAGATCGCCACGTTGCCCTTCAGGCGCAGCAGCACGCCGGTGAGCACCGGGCGGGTGTCGTCGGTGGCGGCGGCCACGGCCACCTGCTCGATGGCCTCGCGCAGGGCGGCTGGCTCGAAGCTGACGGTGGGCTGGCGGTCGGCGATCGTGGGGATGACGGGGAACTCGTCGGCCTCGATGCCCTTGATATTGCCCTCGAAGCGGGCGCAGCGCACGTTCAGGGCCTGGGTGCGGGCATCCAGGCTGATGCTGATCTTGTCGTTGGGCAGGCCGCCCACCACATCCGAGAGCAGCTTGGCGGGCACGGTGACCGCGCCCTCGTCCTCCACCTTCGCGCCGATCCAGCAGGTGATGCCGATCTCAAGGTTCGTGGCCGCGAGCTTGAGCCTGCCCTCGTCGGTGGCGAGCAGAATATTGGAAAGCACCGGCAGCGTGCTCTTACCGGCTACCGCGTGGCCGACAATCGCCAGCCCGCGCTTGAGGTTTTCTTGGAGGCACGAGAGCTTCATGCGACGTCCCTTCTCACTGCGAAGCATTGTCTGAACATACCACCATGGTCTATGGGGGCGATCGATTATAGCATGTTCGCGGTCGCGCTGCAACGCTTCAGAATGAGCTGTAACGAGCATTTGTCATTTTCTGGGGCTAGGGCCGGATGCGCCGCAGCATGGCCGAGAGCCGGTCGTAGTCGTCCTTCAGCAGCGAGGCTAGCTCGCGCCCGGCGCGCACTAGGTAGGGCCGGTCGCCCCCGCTGCGCACGCGGGCGCGGGCGGCGGCGCGGATGCTGGCGGCCAGCAGCTCGTCGCTGGGCACCTGGTAGGCGAACAGCACCGTGCGGAAGAAGTCGAGCTGCTCGGTGAACTCGGCCAGCTCGGATTCATCGCACGGGTAGACCGAGTAGTGCACCGGCGGGGGCTGGGGCGGCAGGTACTGGAAGCGGTGGCCGTACTCGACGAAGCCGATGGTGATGGCCGAGAACTCGGTCTGCAGCACCTCCTCTAGGTCGGGGTGCTCGCGGTAGATCTCGGCGTCGTAGATCGTGCGGCCCGTGTAGCTGCGCCCGCGCACGCTGGCCCGCCCGCCCGGCTCCTTGCTGCCGGTGCGGATCTCGTACACCAAGCCGTAGACGGCGGCGTCGCGCTCGCGGGCCTGGGCGCGCACCAGCGACCCGAAGGGCGGGGCCTCGAGCAGCGCGTATGCGCCAGCGGTGAAGCTGGTGGTAGAAGACTCGATGATCTCGCCGATGCGCTCAGGGGTCATAGCTTCCTATCATCTCGCGTTAAACTGCGGCTCGGATTCAGCCTGTGCGCTAACTATACTGTTAGCGCATGTTCGCGTCAACCGTTTTGCACTATACTAGAGCCAGCCGACATCGCAGCCTCGCTGGGCCAGCGCGGGGCGCGGCGGCAGGTATACTATAGGGTGTCCTACGGCCGCCAGCGCGCGGCACGCCGACCGTCGACAAAGCGTACTATACTGGCATCAGGCGGGCCTTCAGCGGCCCAGCGCTTTGCCACCGAGAGGAGCGTCCTATGCCCACCATCCAGCAGGCGATCGATGCTATTGTCGAGTCGTTCGAGGTTGAACCGCCTGAGCACACCTGCGATACGGTCAAGATAGGCGACCCGCGTCAGCCGCTGCGCGGCATTGTGACCACCTTCCTGGCCTCGCGCAAGGTGATCCAGCAGGCCGCCGACCTGGGCGCGAACCTGATCATCACTCACGAGCCGACCTTCTACAACCATATGGACAAGACCGACTGGCTGGCCAGCGACCCGGTCTACACGGCCAAGCGCGACCTGCTGCGCCGTACCCAGGCCGTGGTCTGGCGCTGCCACGACCAGTGGCACGCTCGCGAGCCAGATGGCATTATCACCGGCGTGCTGCGCGAGCTGGGCTGGCACACCTACGCCCACCCCGAGCGCCCCTACCGCTGCGCCATCCCGCCCACCACGCTGGGCGCGCTGGCCGCCCACCTGAAAGAGCGTCTGGGCGCGCCCATGCTGCGCGTGATCGGATCGGACGCGCAGGTGTGCCAGAACGTGGGCCTGCTGGTGGGCGCGGCGGGCGGCGAGTGGCAGATCCGCGCCATGCACGTCGAGAACCTGGACACCCTGGTGGCGGGCGAGATCAACGAGTGGGAGATCAGCGAGTACATCCGCGACGCCCGCGACATGGGCCTGACCAAGGCGCTGGTGATCGTGGGCCACTTCAACAGCGAGGATGCGGGCATGCGCTACCTGGCCGAGCACGTGCGCACCGTGCTGCCGGGCGTGCCGGTCACGCACATCCCCACGGGCGACCCGTTCCGCTTCATCTAGGTGCTGGCCAGCACGCGGTTGGCCGCCACGATCACCTGCGTGGTTACCTCGTCGGGGTCGGGCGCCTCGCCATCGACCCAGAAGCGCACCTCGGCGCTCACCTTCTGGTCGGCCACAGCGGTGCACACTACGCTGGGCGACGGGCTCTGTTCCACCCCTGGGATGCGGCGCACCTCTTCCAGCAGCTGGGCGCGCAGCTGGTTGAGGTTGTCGGCGAAGGGCAGCTGGATGGGCACCGCCAGCCGCCGCTTGGGGTAGCGGCTCAGGTTGTAGACGGTGGCCAGGTAGACATCGGCGTTGGGGATGAGCACATCGTCGCCGCCCGCCGTGCGCAGCCGCGTGGTGCGCAGCTCTAGC
It encodes the following:
- the dnaN gene encoding DNA polymerase III subunit beta gives rise to the protein MKLSCLQENLKRGLAIVGHAVAGKSTLPVLSNILLATDEGRLKLAATNLEIGITCWIGAKVEDEGAVTVPAKLLSDVVGGLPNDKISISLDARTQALNVRCARFEGNIKGIEADEFPVIPTIADRQPTVSFEPAALREAIEQVAVAAATDDTRPVLTGVLLRLKGNVAIFAAADGFRLAVKTLQLAEPVREPMDVIIPARALSELARIIGDVEGTVDVTVTPTGGQILFHTESTDLVSRLIEGKFPDFERIIPANHATRTVLETQDLAKAVKLASYFATSSANIVKLTMDAGSDGPGKLTISANAAEVGDNQSALDGIMSGEGGQIALNVKFLADALNTIKTPQIALETQTPQSPGVFKPVGQEGYVHIVMPMTVR
- a CDS encoding NGG1-interacting factor 3, which gives rise to MPTIQQAIDAIVESFEVEPPEHTCDTVKIGDPRQPLRGIVTTFLASRKVIQQAADLGANLIITHEPTFYNHMDKTDWLASDPVYTAKRDLLRRTQAVVWRCHDQWHAREPDGIITGVLRELGWHTYAHPERPYRCAIPPTTLGALAAHLKERLGAPMLRVIGSDAQVCQNVGLLVGAAGGEWQIRAMHVENLDTLVAGEINEWEISEYIRDARDMGLTKALVIVGHFNSEDAGMRYLAEHVRTVLPGVPVTHIPTGDPFRFI